The proteins below are encoded in one region of Conger conger chromosome 17, fConCon1.1, whole genome shotgun sequence:
- the mpc2b gene encoding mitochondrial pyruvate carrier 2b, with translation MALVGLRASYHRILDKVEFMLPPKLRPLYNHPAGPKTVFFWAPVFKWGLVLAGLADLTRPAEKLSTSQSAVLTATGLIWSRYSLVIIPKNWNLFAVNFFVGGAGASQLFRIWRHHQELKAKAKEAQP, from the exons ATGGCTTTGGTGGGATTGAGAGCCTCTTACCACAGGATCCTGGATAAAGTCGAGTTTATGCTACCGCCCAAATTGAGACCCCTTTATAACCATCCAGCAG GTCCAAAGACGGTATTCTTCTGGGCTCCGGTGTTTAAATGG GGCCTGGTTCTGGCCGGGCTTGCGGACCTGACTCGACCCGCGGAGAAGTTGAGCACTTCCCAGTCCGCCGTGCTCACCGCCACAG GGCTGATTTGGTCCAGGTACTCCCTGGTGATTATTCCTAAGAACTGGAACCTCTTCGCTGTCAACTTCTTCGTAGGAGGTGCTGGTGCCTCCCAACTCTTCAGAATCTGGAG aCACCACCAGGAGCTGAAGGCCAAGGCCAAGGAGGCACAGCCCTGA